One Aciduliprofundum boonei T469 genomic region harbors:
- the feoB gene encoding ferrous iron transport protein B: protein MLIALAGNPNTGKSSLFNAITGAHQHIGNWPGVTVEKKEGIITFEGKKITIVDLPGTYSLTAYSLEEVITRNFILEEEPDVVVDVIDATNLERNLYLLTELMELTDRIVIALNMFDEAKRKYKLDVKKMKELLGIPVIPTVAIKNKGVKELLHACLHGDFTPKKFYYPEDVENRIEKLQGIMEKLDLKNKRWHAIKLIENDSEVRKKFANLGRKDILHEAEHLRHEIEDIYGDDIETLMASFRYSFAHGLFHEVAEPLNVGGVTITDMIDHVVAHKIFGLPIFLVIMYLSFEFVFVVAAPFQDAIDLIFNGKTLPSGQHINGLIDISYHWMASFIPAWAASFINYGMLRGLAAVLTFTPIIMFLFLILSILEDSGYLARVAFLMDRLMRKIGLEGRGVISLMLGFGCNVPAVMSTRALKNERERKLSIALNPLIPCGARIQVFAFITAIFFKHNKALVMWSLLLLSMAVVAVLGYIYSKTIFKGKAEPFVMELPPYRVPSLKGIIIHMWEKSEGFLRKAGTIIVGAAGIIWLLAALPWGVKFGGENSYIGQIAHFLAPVGAPFGITPESIIALFFGFFAKEVVIDVFYVLYGTKEAMLAAMTPLQAYSLLLFILFYTPCVATLATIYNETRSIKFVIFVILEGFALALLFSFLAYNIGSFMGVGG, encoded by the coding sequence TTGCTAATTGCCCTGGCTGGAAATCCAAACACAGGCAAAAGCAGCCTTTTTAACGCTATAACTGGTGCGCATCAACATATTGGTAACTGGCCAGGGGTAACTGTTGAGAAAAAGGAGGGTATAATAACCTTTGAGGGAAAGAAAATAACGATAGTGGATTTACCCGGCACATACTCTTTAACGGCATACTCTCTCGAGGAGGTCATAACCAGAAATTTCATTTTGGAGGAGGAGCCAGATGTGGTTGTAGATGTAATTGATGCCACAAACTTAGAGAGAAACCTGTACCTTCTCACAGAATTGATGGAGCTCACAGATAGAATAGTCATAGCATTAAATATGTTTGATGAGGCAAAGAGAAAGTACAAACTCGATGTAAAGAAGATGAAGGAACTTTTGGGCATACCTGTTATTCCAACAGTTGCAATAAAGAATAAAGGAGTGAAAGAACTCCTGCACGCCTGCCTCCATGGAGATTTCACACCAAAGAAATTTTACTATCCCGAGGATGTGGAAAATAGAATCGAAAAACTTCAAGGAATAATGGAAAAATTAGATTTAAAGAATAAAAGATGGCATGCTATAAAGCTTATTGAAAATGATAGTGAGGTACGCAAAAAATTTGCAAATTTAGGCAGAAAGGATATTTTGCACGAGGCGGAGCATCTCAGGCACGAAATTGAAGACATATATGGGGATGATATAGAAACATTGATGGCCTCGTTCAGGTATTCTTTCGCCCATGGCCTGTTCCACGAGGTGGCAGAGCCCTTGAATGTCGGTGGAGTTACAATAACTGATATGATTGACCATGTTGTGGCGCATAAAATATTCGGCTTGCCCATATTCTTGGTCATTATGTACCTCTCATTCGAATTCGTATTCGTTGTTGCTGCACCTTTTCAAGATGCAATTGACCTGATTTTTAATGGGAAAACACTACCTTCTGGGCAGCACATAAACGGATTGATAGACATCTCATATCACTGGATGGCTTCTTTTATACCTGCCTGGGCTGCTTCTTTCATAAATTATGGTATGCTAAGAGGTTTAGCAGCTGTTCTTACATTTACCCCAATTATAATGTTTCTATTCCTCATTCTCTCAATACTTGAGGATTCTGGATACCTCGCTAGAGTCGCATTCTTGATGGACAGGTTGATGCGCAAGATCGGTTTGGAGGGGAGGGGCGTAATATCCCTGATGCTTGGATTTGGATGCAATGTGCCGGCAGTTATGAGTACTAGGGCTTTAAAGAATGAGAGAGAGAGAAAATTGAGCATAGCATTAAATCCACTAATTCCCTGCGGTGCTAGAATACAGGTGTTTGCATTCATAACAGCCATATTTTTCAAACACAATAAAGCTCTTGTTATGTGGTCTCTTCTACTTCTTTCCATGGCAGTTGTAGCCGTCTTGGGTTACATTTACAGCAAAACGATTTTTAAAGGAAAGGCAGAGCCCTTTGTTATGGAATTGCCCCCGTACAGAGTACCATCTCTAAAAGGAATAATCATACATATGTGGGAAAAAAGTGAGGGGTTCTTACGCAAGGCAGGAACTATCATCGTAGGAGCCGCTGGAATAATCTGGCTTTTAGCTGCCTTGCCTTGGGGCGTTAAATTCGGCGGAGAGAATAGCTATATTGGGCAAATTGCCCATTTTCTTGCCCCAGTAGGCGCTCCATTTGGAATCACTCCAGAATCAATCATAGCCCTATTTTTTGGATTCTTCGCAAAGGAAGTTGTGATAGATGTATTCTATGTGCTATACGGCACAAAAGAGGCAATGCTTGCAGCCATGACTCCCTTGCAGGCATATTCATTGCTCCTATTCATCCTATTTTACACACCTTGCGTGGCCACATTGGCAACAATATACAATGAGACAAGGAGCATAAAATTCGTCATATTTGTAATTCTTGAGGGCTTTGCCTTAGCATTGCTCTTCTCCTTCCTCGCATATAATATAGGCTCATTTATGGGGGTGGGAGGTTGA
- a CDS encoding aldehyde ferredoxin oxidoreductase family protein, with protein MEGYGKILRVNLSTGEIKKEDIPPSIARKFLGGLGIAAYYLYKEVPKGADALGEENKIFIAPGLLTPYGIPTASKTTMTSKSPLTGGFGRSVVGAPMGVELSKAGYSLLIIEGKSDKPVILRIEDDEVSIDDGSELWGMTTKEAQKKLKEKYGKVKTAVIGPAGENLSKISGIDFEERQAARNGLGAVWGSKKLKGLVVKGTKKPKAYDEGALRKLIAKWAKIIKDHPATKDDMGYGSGEFLRWMNLERGTFPTRNWQWGYFQSFYDKAKEGELLGIDPYYWVPKFRSGRNPCPNCTKPCSQVFKLTKYRPGEEIDGPEYETLYSLGGELEIDDPEAVAYLNLLCDEYGLDTISAGVTIGWAMEAYEKGLLTKEDTDGLELKFGNVEAAAEALRKMAYREGKLGELLADGSKVASEKLGKESYKFAIHVKGQELPAYDVRGIKGMALAIAVSYRGACHLTAGIYGTELVGKWWKFDGIDRLSAENKGFEVKTHEDLMQVYDALGICKFSRHMYFLEGFPELVHAVTGFDMSYAELMVIGERIYNVARAFNAREGFTRKDDTLPWRILHEPIPKGKSAGAYVKPKELEHMLDEYYQARGWSEEGIPTKAKLVSLDLDDIAEEVGVGH; from the coding sequence ATGGAAGGTTATGGTAAGATTTTGAGGGTTAATCTGAGCACTGGAGAGATAAAAAAGGAGGATATCCCTCCCAGCATCGCAAGAAAGTTTCTCGGAGGGCTTGGAATTGCCGCTTATTATCTTTATAAGGAAGTACCCAAGGGTGCAGATGCACTGGGCGAAGAGAATAAAATCTTCATAGCCCCAGGATTGCTGACCCCCTACGGAATTCCAACTGCATCTAAAACCACAATGACTTCAAAATCCCCACTAACTGGTGGGTTTGGCAGGAGTGTTGTTGGTGCTCCAATGGGTGTAGAGCTCAGCAAGGCAGGATATTCCCTTCTCATTATCGAGGGAAAGAGCGACAAACCCGTTATTTTGAGAATTGAAGACGATGAGGTCTCTATTGATGACGGCTCAGAACTCTGGGGAATGACAACGAAGGAAGCACAGAAGAAATTAAAGGAAAAATATGGAAAGGTTAAAACAGCCGTAATAGGCCCCGCTGGTGAGAATTTAAGCAAGATAAGCGGAATTGATTTCGAAGAGAGACAGGCAGCCAGAAACGGCTTAGGAGCTGTTTGGGGAAGCAAGAAACTAAAGGGACTGGTTGTAAAGGGTACAAAGAAACCAAAGGCATACGATGAGGGTGCACTTCGCAAGCTCATAGCAAAATGGGCCAAGATAATAAAAGATCATCCCGCAACAAAGGATGATATGGGTTATGGAAGCGGAGAATTTCTGCGCTGGATGAACCTTGAGCGTGGAACATTCCCAACTAGGAACTGGCAGTGGGGTTATTTCCAGAGTTTTTACGATAAGGCAAAAGAAGGAGAGTTACTGGGTATAGACCCATACTACTGGGTACCTAAATTTAGAAGCGGAAGAAATCCATGCCCGAATTGTACAAAGCCGTGCTCACAGGTGTTCAAACTCACAAAATACAGACCAGGAGAGGAAATAGACGGGCCAGAATACGAGACCCTTTACTCGTTAGGAGGAGAATTGGAAATAGATGACCCTGAGGCTGTGGCATACCTGAATCTCCTGTGCGATGAATACGGCTTGGATACAATATCCGCTGGCGTAACAATAGGATGGGCAATGGAAGCATACGAAAAGGGATTGCTCACCAAGGAAGATACTGATGGTTTAGAGCTCAAATTTGGAAATGTGGAGGCAGCAGCTGAGGCGCTTCGCAAGATGGCTTATCGTGAGGGGAAACTTGGAGAGCTCCTTGCAGATGGTAGCAAAGTTGCAAGCGAGAAATTGGGTAAGGAGAGCTACAAATTTGCCATACATGTCAAGGGCCAAGAGCTACCAGCTTACGATGTTCGCGGCATAAAGGGGATGGCCCTCGCTATTGCCGTATCTTACAGGGGCGCTTGCCACCTAACTGCTGGAATATACGGCACAGAGCTCGTGGGCAAGTGGTGGAAATTTGACGGAATAGATAGATTAAGTGCAGAGAACAAAGGGTTTGAGGTTAAAACTCACGAAGATTTGATGCAGGTTTATGATGCTCTCGGCATCTGCAAGTTCTCCCGTCATATGTACTTCCTAGAAGGATTTCCAGAGTTAGTGCATGCAGTCACTGGCTTTGATATGAGCTATGCAGAGCTTATGGTTATTGGAGAGCGCATATACAATGTGGCCCGCGCCTTCAATGCCCGCGAAGGATTTACCCGCAAGGATGATACCCTGCCATGGCGCATTCTCCATGAGCCCATACCAAAGGGCAAGAGTGCTGGTGCCTATGTAAAGCCAAAGGAACTGGAACATATGCTTGACGAGTACTATCAGGCGAGAGGCTGGAGCGAAGAGGGCATACCAACCAAAGCGAAACTGGTATCTTTGGATTTGGATGATATCGCCGAGGAAGTGGGCGTAGGTCATTAA
- a CDS encoding pyridoxal phosphate-dependent aminotransferase: MFSDRVLNIELSGIRKIFDMAQGEVINLGLGEPDFQPPPEAMDAIREAVEKGYNKYGPSKGFPQLREALAQKFEKYADITAENVLVTVGATEGMLAAMLSLINPGDEVLYPNPGFVLYKPHTIIAGGKPVNYPLLQENEFVPTQEDLQDRITKKTKAIIVNYPNNPTGGVLNDENIKMIIDLAEDNDLIIISDEVYFNITYNGEPRTFLGKYDKLIFLNSFSKEFAMTGWRLGYIIAPKEYVEQIGKIHYYTVACPQSPIEYAALTALDKSGYYSKMMVEKFKRRRDLIYELLSKMDGVKPNLPKGAFYIFPKIELDANPVDIVKGVVKNGVLCTPGEAFGDMGKEHIRFSYAASEEDIKKGMEIFDSVLDKYR, translated from the coding sequence ATGTTCTCAGACAGAGTGCTCAATATTGAACTCTCAGGCATAAGAAAGATTTTTGATATGGCCCAAGGAGAAGTTATAAACCTCGGCCTTGGAGAACCAGATTTTCAACCACCACCGGAGGCAATGGATGCCATAAGAGAGGCCGTTGAGAAAGGGTACAATAAATACGGGCCCTCTAAGGGATTTCCACAACTTAGGGAAGCTTTAGCTCAAAAGTTTGAGAAATATGCAGATATCACTGCAGAGAATGTTCTAGTCACTGTTGGTGCCACAGAGGGTATGCTAGCTGCCATGCTGAGCTTGATAAATCCAGGAGATGAGGTCCTTTATCCCAATCCCGGATTCGTGCTTTACAAACCCCACACGATAATAGCCGGTGGCAAGCCTGTGAATTATCCCCTTTTGCAGGAGAATGAATTCGTGCCAACGCAGGAGGATTTGCAGGATAGAATTACCAAAAAAACTAAGGCAATAATAGTGAATTATCCAAACAATCCCACTGGGGGAGTTTTAAATGATGAGAATATCAAGATGATAATCGATTTAGCAGAGGATAACGACTTGATAATAATTTCGGATGAGGTTTATTTCAACATAACTTATAATGGTGAGCCAAGAACATTCTTGGGCAAATACGATAAGCTCATATTCTTGAACTCATTCTCAAAAGAATTCGCAATGACCGGTTGGCGCCTTGGATATATAATCGCACCTAAAGAGTACGTTGAGCAGATTGGAAAAATTCATTACTACACGGTTGCTTGTCCCCAGAGTCCAATTGAATACGCAGCCCTAACTGCATTGGATAAGAGCGGTTATTACTCTAAAATGATGGTTGAGAAGTTCAAAAGACGCAGAGATTTAATTTACGAGCTTCTAAGCAAGATGGATGGAGTGAAGCCAAATTTACCAAAGGGTGCATTTTACATATTTCCAAAGATTGAATTGGATGCAAATCCAGTGGACATTGTTAAAGGTGTGGTTAAGAACGGCGTGCTTTGCACACCCGGCGAGGCATTTGGAGATATGGGTAAAGAGCACATAAGATTCTCTTACGCAGCAAGCGAGGAAGACATAAAGAAGGGTATGGAAATATTTGACTCTGTACTCGATAAGTATAGGTAA
- the radA gene encoding DNA repair and recombination protein RadA, with product MIVLAKKKEEKEEYTLEDLPGVGPTTAEKLREAGYTDLIELAVASPKDLADTVGIGEGVAQKIILAARKYANVGSFETGDVIYERRKKVTKLTTGSSDFDTLLGGGLETQAITEFFGEFGSGKTQIMHQLAVNVQLPKDKGGLEGHAVYIDTENTFRPERIKQMAEALELDPVEVLKKIHVARAFNSNHQILLVDKAMELAKEYPVRLLIVDSLTAHFRAEYVGRGSLAERQQLLNKHMHDLLKFADLNNAVVAVTNQVSSNPGMMFGDPTQPIGGNIVGHTATYRIYLRKSRGNKRIARLIDSPALPDGEVVIKIVKEGIRDA from the coding sequence GTGATTGTATTGGCAAAAAAGAAGGAGGAAAAGGAAGAATATACTCTCGAGGATTTGCCTGGGGTTGGACCCACCACTGCTGAGAAATTAAGAGAGGCAGGTTATACGGATTTGATAGAGTTGGCGGTAGCCTCGCCCAAGGATCTAGCAGATACAGTTGGGATAGGGGAAGGTGTAGCTCAGAAGATAATACTCGCTGCTAGGAAGTATGCTAATGTGGGAAGTTTTGAAACTGGAGATGTTATTTACGAGCGCAGAAAAAAGGTCACAAAATTGACAACTGGCTCATCAGATTTTGATACTCTTCTCGGTGGTGGGTTAGAAACACAGGCCATAACTGAGTTTTTCGGTGAATTTGGCTCTGGGAAAACGCAAATCATGCATCAACTTGCCGTGAATGTTCAATTGCCAAAGGATAAGGGAGGATTGGAGGGCCATGCTGTTTATATAGACACTGAAAACACATTTAGGCCTGAGAGAATAAAGCAGATGGCCGAGGCCTTGGAATTGGATCCAGTGGAGGTGTTAAAAAAGATACATGTTGCTCGTGCCTTTAACTCAAATCATCAAATATTGCTTGTAGATAAAGCGATGGAATTGGCGAAGGAATACCCTGTTAGGCTCCTTATAGTTGATTCCCTCACAGCCCATTTCCGCGCAGAGTATGTCGGGCGGGGCTCCCTTGCAGAGAGGCAGCAGTTGCTTAATAAGCATATGCACGATTTGCTAAAATTTGCAGATTTGAACAATGCCGTTGTGGCAGTCACAAATCAGGTATCTTCAAATCCTGGCATGATGTTTGGAGACCCCACACAGCCCATTGGGGGAAACATAGTTGGACATACAGCTACCTACAGAATTTATCTACGAAAGAGTAGGGGAAATAAGAGAATTGCGAGATTAATTGACTCTCCTGCCTTACCCGATGGGGAAGTTGTTATAAAAATTGTTAAAGAGGGCATAAGGGACGCTTAA
- the cysS gene encoding cysteine--tRNA ligase, whose protein sequence is MKIYDTLSGEKKEFVPVHEGRVGIYVCGPTTYDYAHIGHARPAILFDIFRRFLEYMGYDVILISNITDVDDKIINKANELGKDPIEMAHYYAREYLKDMDALRVRRANIIPKATRHIEEIINLIKTLVDKGYAYESGGDVYFSVKKFKDYGKLSHRKIEDMLAGARVEVNEKKRDPLDFALWKASKPGEPSWQSPWGSGRPGWHIECSAMSMNYLGPTLDIHGGGADLIFPHHENEIAQSEAATGKPFSKYWMHVGLVRFEKEKMSKSIGNVFLIKDFLKKYPAEVLRLMYLNSHYRKPYDFSEKNIEEALPLLEKIWSTYQILKNSAMQEEPSEEVIEEIDSVRKKIIAALEDDFNTREAMKEYLSFINFARELKGGDALAALNFLKEMDEIFDILPRGDNEGKESELIELLLNVRNEERKRKNYEIADYIRDELEKIGIKIEDTKEGTKWYKV, encoded by the coding sequence ATGAAGATATATGATACTCTGAGCGGCGAGAAAAAGGAGTTTGTGCCTGTGCATGAGGGGCGTGTAGGTATATATGTGTGTGGTCCAACAACCTACGATTACGCTCATATTGGCCATGCTAGGCCCGCAATTTTATTTGATATTTTTAGAAGATTCCTTGAATATATGGGTTATGATGTCATTTTAATTTCTAACATAACAGATGTGGATGATAAAATAATCAACAAGGCAAATGAATTAGGAAAAGACCCTATAGAGATGGCCCATTACTATGCGAGAGAGTACTTGAAGGACATGGATGCATTGAGAGTTAGAAGAGCAAATATTATACCCAAGGCAACTAGGCACATTGAAGAGATTATCAATCTTATTAAAACTCTCGTGGATAAGGGCTATGCGTACGAAAGCGGGGGGGATGTCTATTTTTCTGTTAAAAAATTCAAAGATTACGGAAAATTATCCCATCGCAAAATAGAAGATATGCTTGCGGGAGCAAGGGTTGAGGTGAATGAGAAGAAAAGAGACCCCTTAGATTTTGCTCTGTGGAAAGCCTCCAAACCGGGAGAGCCTTCTTGGCAATCCCCGTGGGGCTCTGGAAGGCCCGGATGGCACATAGAATGCAGTGCTATGAGCATGAATTACCTAGGTCCAACTCTTGATATTCATGGTGGAGGAGCCGATTTAATTTTCCCCCATCATGAGAATGAAATAGCGCAAAGTGAGGCAGCCACGGGTAAGCCATTTTCAAAGTACTGGATGCATGTTGGCTTGGTAAGATTTGAGAAGGAGAAGATGAGCAAATCTATTGGCAATGTTTTCCTTATAAAAGATTTTCTCAAAAAATATCCTGCAGAGGTGCTGCGCTTGATGTACCTTAACTCTCATTACCGCAAGCCCTACGATTTTAGCGAGAAAAATATTGAAGAAGCTTTGCCCCTTTTAGAAAAAATTTGGAGCACTTACCAAATATTGAAAAATTCTGCAATGCAAGAAGAGCCTTCAGAGGAAGTTATAGAAGAAATAGATTCTGTAAGGAAGAAGATAATTGCTGCCTTAGAGGATGATTTCAATACAAGAGAAGCTATGAAAGAGTACCTATCCTTCATAAATTTTGCCAGAGAATTAAAGGGAGGAGATGCCCTCGCCGCTCTTAATTTCCTAAAAGAAATGGATGAAATCTTCGATATTCTGCCAAGGGGTGACAATGAAGGGAAAGAAAGTGAGCTTATTGAGCTTCTCCTAAATGTAAGGAATGAGGAGAGAAAGAGAAAGAATTATGAAATAGCGGATTACATAAGGGATGAGCTTGAAAAAATAGGGATAAAAATAGAAGATACTAAAGAGGGTACGAAATGGTACAAGGTTTAA
- the gap gene encoding type I glyceraldehyde-3-phosphate dehydrogenase — MVRVAINGFGRIGRLVFRIGHRDLDIVAINDITDARTLAHLLKYDTNYGKFDGEVEYTEKSLIINGREIPVFSERDPEKLPWKELGVDIVIESTGVFRSRDKAAKHLKAGARKVIITAPSKGEPADVTIVLGVNQDKYDPEKHDVISNASCTTNCLAPVAKVLHENFGIKYALMSTVHSYTNDQRVLDLPHRDLRRARAAAMNIIPTTTGAAKAIGLVIPELDGKMHGISIRVPTSTVSIVDLVAEVEKEPTEEEVREAFKKAAEGELKGILQYVDEPLVSVDFKGNPHSAMYDALETYVRGNLVKVLAWYDNEYGYSARVVDLVKYISQWL; from the coding sequence ATGGTTCGTGTAGCTATAAATGGTTTTGGACGCATAGGGCGCTTGGTTTTTCGCATAGGACATAGGGATCTGGATATTGTGGCAATAAACGATATAACGGATGCACGCACTCTAGCACATCTCCTAAAGTACGATACCAATTATGGAAAATTTGATGGAGAGGTGGAGTACACTGAAAAAAGCTTGATTATAAATGGCCGCGAAATTCCAGTTTTCAGCGAGAGGGACCCGGAAAAACTGCCTTGGAAAGAATTGGGAGTGGATATCGTTATAGAGAGCACGGGAGTATTTCGCTCTAGAGATAAGGCGGCAAAGCATCTAAAAGCAGGAGCAAGGAAGGTGATAATAACTGCACCATCAAAGGGAGAGCCAGCGGATGTTACCATAGTTCTCGGAGTGAATCAGGATAAGTATGACCCGGAAAAGCATGATGTGATAAGCAACGCCTCTTGCACCACCAATTGTTTGGCGCCTGTGGCAAAGGTGCTGCACGAGAATTTTGGAATCAAGTATGCCTTGATGTCCACCGTACATTCCTATACCAATGACCAGCGTGTTTTAGATTTACCTCATAGAGATTTGCGCAGGGCTAGAGCGGCAGCAATGAATATTATACCCACAACCACGGGGGCAGCCAAGGCAATAGGGCTTGTAATACCAGAACTTGATGGAAAGATGCATGGCATATCAATTCGTGTGCCCACAAGCACGGTTTCCATAGTGGATCTCGTGGCTGAAGTTGAAAAGGAGCCCACGGAGGAGGAAGTGAGAGAGGCCTTCAAGAAGGCTGCTGAGGGTGAGTTAAAAGGGATATTGCAGTATGTTGATGAGCCCCTCGTTTCCGTGGATTTCAAGGGGAATCCGCATAGCGCTATGTATGATGCTCTTGAAACCTATGTTCGCGGGAATCTTGTGAAGGTTCTTGCATGGTATGATAACGAGTATGGCTATTCGGCCAGGGTTGTGGACTTGGTGAAGTACATATCTCAATGGCTGTAA
- a CDS encoding dimethylarginine dimethylaminohydrolase family protein: MLKGIFHDGKALRRVIVSPPEKEYFKVENLEEHNIMERANVNEAREQHKKLREIMRIAGAEVIEVKELEGHPNSVFTMDTALSLGDSYIKLRMGLPARRGEEEWMGKILENFGLEREGEVKAPGTAEGGDLIPAYPIFFIGRSTRTNKEGAAQIAKIVEELGYEARIIKVPDLHLHLGGAMTLIGEDKILACNYIPRNLLKGFDVIWLNCSSFISGNVIYLGNEKVIVERRNEEARKKLEKEGYEIFTLDLSEFVKGSGGPSCLILSLERG; the protein is encoded by the coding sequence ATGCTCAAGGGAATATTTCACGATGGAAAGGCGTTGAGAAGGGTAATTGTGAGCCCCCCTGAAAAGGAGTATTTTAAGGTTGAAAATTTAGAAGAGCACAATATTATGGAGAGAGCAAATGTAAATGAGGCAAGAGAGCAGCATAAAAAATTGAGAGAAATTATGCGCATAGCAGGTGCTGAGGTAATTGAGGTTAAAGAATTAGAGGGGCATCCAAACTCCGTTTTCACAATGGACACGGCATTATCCTTGGGGGACTCATACATCAAGTTGAGAATGGGACTTCCAGCGAGAAGGGGAGAAGAGGAATGGATGGGCAAGATTTTGGAAAATTTTGGGTTGGAGAGAGAGGGAGAGGTAAAAGCTCCCGGCACTGCTGAGGGTGGGGATTTAATACCCGCATATCCTATTTTCTTCATAGGACGCTCTACGAGGACAAATAAGGAAGGAGCAGCACAAATTGCAAAAATCGTAGAAGAATTGGGGTATGAAGCAAGGATAATCAAAGTTCCAGATTTGCATCTTCATCTTGGTGGAGCAATGACATTGATAGGAGAGGATAAAATCCTAGCTTGTAATTACATACCAAGAAATTTGCTAAAGGGATTTGATGTAATATGGCTTAATTGCAGTTCTTTCATTTCGGGAAATGTTATTTATTTAGGCAATGAAAAAGTAATCGTGGAGAGAAGGAATGAGGAGGCAAGAAAGAAATTGGAAAAGGAGGGTTATGAAATATTCACCTTGGACCTCTCAGAGTTCGTGAAGGGCTCTGGTGGTCCCTCCTGCTTGATTCTCTCTTTGGAGAGAGGCTAA
- the fbp gene encoding fructose-1,6-bisphosphate aldolase/phosphatase, translating into MDKITISLIKADVGGWPGHSTVHPDLIETAKEALQKAKDEHILEDFHVTGVGDDLQLIMTHRKGVDSEEIHKLAWNTFEKATAVAKELKLYGAGQDLLKDAFSGNIRGMGPGIAEMEITERKSEPIVAFMMDKTEPGAFNLPIYRIFADPFNTAGLVIDPSMHDGFKFEVWDIMEHKKVIMHSPKEMYDLLALIGAKSRYVIKRVYATESNPKVKGEVVAVVSTEKLYQIAGEYIGKDDPVALVRAQSGCPALGEVLEPFAFPHLVSGWMRGSHNGPLMPVSIKQAHCTRFDGPPRVAALGFQVANGRLVGPVDLFDDPAFDRARETAQYIADYMRRHGPFEPHRLPLEEMEYTTLPKVLTKLKDRFEKIQ; encoded by the coding sequence ATGGATAAGATAACAATAAGCTTGATTAAAGCGGATGTAGGAGGTTGGCCCGGACACTCCACCGTGCATCCAGATTTGATTGAAACTGCCAAAGAAGCTTTGCAGAAAGCAAAGGACGAGCACATTTTGGAAGATTTCCATGTGACAGGCGTAGGAGACGATTTGCAACTCATAATGACCCATCGTAAAGGTGTGGATAGTGAGGAAATCCACAAATTAGCATGGAACACCTTTGAGAAGGCAACCGCCGTGGCTAAAGAATTAAAACTATATGGCGCTGGGCAGGACTTACTAAAGGATGCTTTTAGCGGGAACATAAGGGGTATGGGCCCAGGAATAGCAGAAATGGAAATAACGGAGAGGAAGAGCGAGCCAATTGTGGCTTTTATGATGGATAAAACAGAGCCGGGAGCTTTCAACTTACCCATATACAGAATATTTGCGGATCCATTTAATACAGCAGGATTGGTAATTGACCCAAGTATGCACGATGGTTTCAAATTTGAAGTATGGGATATAATGGAGCACAAGAAAGTTATAATGCACTCTCCAAAAGAGATGTACGATTTGCTCGCTTTGATAGGAGCGAAAAGCAGGTATGTCATAAAGAGAGTTTATGCTACCGAGAGCAATCCAAAGGTAAAGGGAGAGGTTGTAGCAGTGGTTAGCACAGAGAAACTCTACCAGATTGCAGGAGAGTACATTGGAAAGGATGACCCTGTGGCATTGGTTAGGGCACAGAGCGGTTGCCCAGCGTTGGGCGAGGTACTAGAGCCCTTTGCATTCCCCCACCTCGTATCAGGATGGATGCGTGGTTCTCACAACGGTCCTCTTATGCCCGTTAGCATAAAACAGGCACACTGCACAAGATTTGATGGTCCACCAAGAGTTGCAGCATTAGGATTCCAAGTGGCAAATGGAAGGCTCGTTGGACCTGTGGATTTATTTGATGACCCCGCATTTGATAGAGCCAGGGAAACTGCTCAATACATAGCCGACTACATGCGCCGCCATGGACCATTTGAACCCCACAGATTGCCACTGGAGGAAATGGAGTATACTACCTTACCAAAGGTTCTCACAAAACTCAAGGACAGGTTTGAAAAAATTCAATAA
- a CDS encoding ferrous iron transport protein A: protein MKLSELRPGETGVVTKVTGTGAIHRRLLAMGILPGTVIRVARLSPFGDPIEYEIRGVFISLRRSEAEYVEIDRIVPLHLIPAGEKVRIVILDGGMNFIRNMGSIGISPGKIIEIISPCCPMRVRTELGEYYVGRGEAYRIYVR, encoded by the coding sequence GTGAAATTGAGTGAGCTTAGGCCTGGAGAAACGGGCGTTGTAACAAAAGTTACGGGAACGGGAGCTATACATAGAAGGCTCTTAGCCATGGGTATACTTCCAGGCACTGTGATTCGGGTAGCCCGTTTATCTCCGTTTGGAGATCCTATTGAGTATGAAATAAGAGGGGTTTTTATATCTCTGAGGAGAAGCGAGGCCGAGTATGTTGAAATCGATAGAATTGTCCCTCTACATTTAATTCCTGCCGGGGAGAAAGTTAGAATTGTAATACTCGATGGAGGGATGAATTTCATAAGAAATATGGGGAGCATAGGAATTTCCCCGGGAAAAATTATTGAGATAATAAGCCCATGCTGTCCTATGCGAGTCAGAACTGAGCTGGGAGAATACTATGTTGGAAGGGGAGAGGCATATAGAATTTATGTGAGGTGA